The Arabidopsis thaliana chromosome 5, partial sequence genomic interval AATGGTAACGCTTCAAGCACTCCAAAACTTTGCATTCAATCATATTCAAAATGTAGTAAAGGATAAAAAAAAGGGTTGCATCACTctaccaaaacaacaaaaacttcaaTGCAAATACCATAAAACTTTAACAAGAGAGTTCCAAATATGAAATCCTTCTCAATCTTAATTGTCACCAAGTAACATCTTCAACTACACATacccaaaaatttgaaagatttCTTAGTTTCAACTACAAAAATTTCTCAAACCTTCAGCTAAAACCCCGAATTAACCAACTTCAATCATCAATCTCCTTcagtttcctctttttcttgcTCTTCCTCTCCTCTGAACCCATCTCTTCAtcactctttctctttttcttactcTTCCTCTCCTCTGAAACGATCTCTTCAtcactcttcctcttcttcttcttctccttttttctctctccacTCCTTTGCTCGTCTTCcaacttctccttctccttctcatcaacaacatcttcgtctttgttcttctttttctcctttatctCTGCGCTCTTTTGCTCGTCTTCTAACTTCTCCTTCTCATCAACAACATCTTCGTCGTtgttcttcttgctcttcttcttctttcgctCCTTTCTATCTGCGCTCTTTTGCTCGTCTTCTAACTTCTCCTTCACCTTCTCATCAACAACATCTTCgtctttgttgttcttcttcttcttcttctccttctttctctcccttCGCTCTTCGCTC includes:
- a CDS encoding uncharacterized protein (unknown protein; BEST Arabidopsis thaliana protein match is: unknown protein (TAIR:AT1G75335.1); Has 1807 Blast hits to 1807 proteins in 277 species: Archae - 0; Bacteria - 0; Metazoa - 736; Fungi - 347; Plants - 385; Viruses - 0; Other Eukaryotes - 339 (source: NCBI BLink).), with protein sequence MKTVTGRVVSAEPISLSKAAKLLSGFASSDNGASQDVSAYLRRASAAFTELKSFHREIKSKETKPSSDRETKSTETKQSSDAKSERNVIDEFDGRKIRYRNSEAVSVESVYGRERDEKKMKKSKDADVVDEKVNEKLEAEQRSEERRERKKEKKKKKNNKDEDVVDEKVKEKLEDEQKSADRKERKKKKSKKNNDEDVVDEKEKLEDEQKSAEIKEKKKNKDEDVVDEKEKEKLEDEQRSGERKKEKKKKRKSDEEIVSEERKSKKKRKSDEEMGSEERKSKKKRKLKEIDD